A region of Chelonoidis abingdonii isolate Lonesome George chromosome 8, CheloAbing_2.0, whole genome shotgun sequence DNA encodes the following proteins:
- the ACTL6A gene encoding actin-like protein 6A, whose product MSGGVYGGDEVGALVFDIGSYTVRAGYAGEDCPKVDFPTAIGVVLERDDGSTLMEIDGDKGKQGGPTYYIDTNALRVPRENMEAISPLKNGMIEDWDSFQAILDHTYKMHIKSEASLHPVLMSEAPWNTRAKREKLTELMFEHYNIPAFFLCKTAVLTAFANGRSTGLILDSGATHTTAIPVHDGYVLQQGIVKSPLAGDFITMQCRELFQEMNIELIPPYMIASKEAVREGSPANWKRKEKLPQVTRSWHNYMCNCVIQDFQASVLQVSDSTYDEQVAAQMPTVHYEFPNGYNCDFGAERLKIPEGLFDPSNVKGLSGNTMLGVSHVVTTSVGMCDIDIRPGLYGSVIVAGGNTLIQSFTDRLNRELSQKTPPSMRLKLIANNTTVERRFSSWIGGSILASLGTFQQMWISKQEYEEGGKQCVERKCP is encoded by the exons ATGAGCGGCGGGGTATACGGGGGAG ATGAAGTTGGGGCTCTTGTTTTTGATATTGGTTCCTATACAGTGAGAGCTGGCTATGCTGGTGAAGACTGTCCAAAG GTTGACTTTCCCACTGCTATTGGTGTGGTACTGGAAAGGGATGATGGTAGCACTCTGATGGAAATAGATGGTGACAAAGGCAAACAAGGGGGCCCTACTTACTACATAGACACCAATGCACTGCGAGTTCCAAGGGAAAATATGGAGGCTATTTCACCCTTAAAAAATGGAATGA ttgAGGATTGGGATAGTTTCCAGGCAATTTTGGATCACACGTACAAGATGCACATTAAATCTGAAGCAAGTTTGCACCCTGTCCTAATGTCTGAAGCACCA tGGAATACCAGAGCAAAGCGTGAGAAATTGACAGAACTGATGTTTGAACATTACAATATCCCTGCTTTTTTCTTGTGTAAAACTGCAGTTCTTACAGC CTTTGCTAATGGTCGATCCACAGGCCTGATTTTGGATAGTGGGGCAACTCACACCACTGCTATTCCAGTGCATGATGGATATGTACTTCAACAAG GCATTGTAAAATCACCCCTTGCTGGAGACTTTATTACTATGCAGTGCAGAGAACTGTTTCAGGAAATGAACATAGAGCTAATCCCGCCATATATGATTGCATCAAAG GAAGCAGTTCGTGAAGGATCACCAGCAAattggaagagaaaagagaagttaCCTCAGGTCACAAGATCTTGGCACAACTATATGTGTAAT TGTGTAATTCAGGATTTCCAAGCCTCTGTCCTCCAAGTATCAGATTCAACCTATGATGAACA GGTAGCTGCACAGATGCCGACCGTTCATTATGAATTCCCCAATGGTTATAATTGTGACTTTGGTGCAGAACGTCTAAAAATTCCCGAAGGACTATTTGACCCTTCTAATGTAAAG GGCTTATCTGGCAACACAATGCTGGGTGTTAGCCATGTTGTCACCACAAGCGTTGGAATGTGTGATATAGACATCAGACCA ggCCTCTATGGCAGTGTGATCGTAGCAGGAGGAAACACTTTAATACAGAGTTTTACAGACAGACTGAACAGGGAGCTCTCTCAGAAAACTCCACCA AGTATGCGGCTGAAGTTGATAGCAAACAACACAACAGTGGAGCGGAGGTTCAGTTCATGGATTGGTGGTTCAATTTTGGCTTCTCTG GGTACCTTTCAACAGATGTGGATCTCTAAACAGGAGTATGAAGAAGGAGGGAAGCAGTGTGTAGAAAGGAAATGCCCATAG